The stretch of DNA CTGCACGTCCTGTGGCTCAATGCGCAGAAGAATGTGGTTGGTGGATTTGAGCACCGTGCCCTGAACGTGGTTCAGGGCGTCGGAGAAGGCTTTGGCTTTGGTATCGCCGCGCCCGCTGACTCGCACCGTAGTTGCGAATTTCTCTTTCATACTCAGCTGCCGTACTTCTTGTTCCAGGCCAGCACCAGGCGCTCGCCCAGCTCTTCTTTATCCATAAAGCCAAAGCCAAGCACGTTGTTGCCTTCGTTAATCGCCGTCACGCCTTCATCAACGGAGCGCATGCCGTATTTGGCTTTGTAGCCATGTTTGGTTTGTGCGGTGATAGCGCCTGCGCCACCGCTGCCGCAGAAGGAAATACCAAAAGTGGCATTTTCTGCTTTCATCACGTCGCCCAGCTTCATGTCGGCGGCGACGCCTGGAAT from Cedecea neteri encodes:
- a CDS encoding SFCGS family glycine-rich protein, which gives rise to MEQITVVIGDRLGKGQKVAAGIEKAGGRAVVIPGVAADMKLGDVMKAENATFGISFCGSGGAGAITAQTKHGYKAKYGMRSVDEGVTAINEGNNVLGFGFMDKEELGERLVLAWNKKYGS
- a CDS encoding DUF4312 family protein, whose translation is MKEKFATTVRVSGRGDTKAKAFSDALNHVQGTVLKSTNHILLRIEPQDVQVVQAQVRVRKEAFLFFFLRRERRSYSVELDVSVNVTALNLDEVDFVSS